GGCTCGCATACCTCTGGTACTGCTGGCGGTAACGTACTAGCAGACCAACCTATCCTTAAGCAAGACAACACCAATCAAGGTGATGGTACACCAATTGGTGATGCGAAATTTGCGCGCCTATCGGGTGTTGCACCACACGCAAACATCATCTCGTACCAAACTTGTAATGAAGAAGGTTCGTGCTTTGACTCACTGACAGTTAAAGCGGTTGACCTTGCGATTGAGCATGGCGTAGATGTCATCAACTTCTCTATTGGCCCAGGCGGTGATGGCGGTAGCCCATGGACCTCGGCTTCAGGTATGGCTTTCTTGAAAGCACGCGAAGCGGGTATCTTCGTTGCAGCCGCTGCGGGTAACGCAGGCCCTGGCGAAAGCACTGTAGGTAACGTTGCCCCTTGGACGACCGTTGTCGCTAACTACACTCACTCGCGTATCTTTACTAAGTCATTCACTGGTACTAACGATGAAGGTGTCGACTTAGCGGCTATCGAAGGTGTTGGTGGGCTGAGCGATGAAGTCACTGCTGGCGTGGTTTACGCTGGTGACTTAGGTGACGGCTCAATCGACTATAGCCTTTGTGATTTCACCTTCTATGATGACCTTCCTGAAATCCAGGACAAGATCCTCATCTGTGACCGCGGTGACATTGCGCTATATGACAAGTCAGTCAACGCGCAAGACAAAGGTGCTGTAGGCGTACTCATCCGCAACGTACCGCAAAGCGGCTCAGATATGTACAACATTCCTTATGCAATTCCTGGCATGTTGTTGACCGAAGAAAGCGGTGAAGAGCTAATGAACTGGGTTGCAAGCTCAACTAACCCAACATTAACCATTGCTCAAGGTGAAGTCGGTTATTCAGACCTAATGGCAAACTCTGCTAACGCGTCTAGTTCACGTGGTCCGTCTCTGTACGCAGCAGAGAACATGGTGCCGCACATTGCTGCGCCAGGTACTGACATTTACGCCGCTTACTCTGATGATCAACCATTCGCGTGGGAGCCAGGTACTGCAGACTTTGCGTTCCTAACCGGTACGTCAATGGCATCACCTCACGTAGCAGGTGCTGCAGCACTATTTACTCAGGTTCACCCTGACGCAACACCAGCACAGATTCAATCAGCGTTAATGTTGACCGCTAACAGCGAAACCACCATTCAAGACTTAGCAACCCCATCACAAGTATGGGATCACGGCTCAGGTATGACCCAAGTTGACCTAGCAGTGAAAGCAGGCCTGTGGATGGATGAGACCATTGACAACTATGTTGCAGCTAACCCAGAAGTTGGCGGTACACCAAAAGAGCTTAACGGTGCTTACTTAGTTGACAGTAACTGTAAAGGTGAATGTGAGTTCACTCGTGCCTTTACCGCAACACAAGCGGGTAACTGGTCACTGGCTTACACTGGCGCATCAGAATTAGACGTGACTATCTCACCAACCTCAGCAGTACTAGCTGAAGGTGAGTCACTTGAAGTGACTGTAAGCATCAAGGTTGCTGACAACGCAGGTGATAGCTGGAACTACGGCCGCTTGAAACTAACCGACAGCACAGGTGCATCACCAGAGCTATCATTGCCTATTGCAATTCAACCTATGGTTGCAGATATTGCTGATTGGAACACGGTTGAAGTCTTCCACAGCAATGCAAGCATCGAAAGCAATGACTATGCATTCCGTCGCCCATTGGCGGTATCAGCAACGTCTGAAGGCTTAATGCCATCTGAGTCATTCCACTTCTCGCTAGCAGGCGACACTGACAACCGCTCACCAGTAGATGATCTAACTGATGGCGTAAAAGTGGTGACTGTCAACGTGGGTGACGATGTTGAAGAGCTAGTCGCCATCATTGGTAAAACTAAGAGCTATGATGCTGATATCTACATCGGTTGGGATAACAACAATAACGGCACAATTGAAGAAGTAGAGTTTATTTGTGCTGGTAACTATGCAGACCTTGCACAGTTTGAAGTTTGTAGCATCGACAACCCTACTCCGGGCCAGTACTGGGTGATGACTCACAACTGGTTATCTGAAGCAGATGGCTCGGTAGACGATTTCCGTGTTGATGTTATTCAACGTCGTGAGGCAGATATGATCCCATTAGATATCACTGTTGACAGCTCTGTTGAGCCATACTCAACAATGCCATTAACCATCGAGTGGGCGTCTAAGCTTGCTAATAAAGCTTACTACACAGCGATTGATTTCACTGAAAACAACGACGGTGTAGAAATGGAGCTAGGTCAATCAATCGTGGTATTCGACCACACTCGCAACGCGCTAAACGTTAGCACTGATGCAAGCTCAGTCACCTCTGGTCAGGAAGTCGCATACTCAGTGGTTATCCCTGAAGGTGCAGCATCTGCTGATCAACCAATGCAAGTTGAGTTAAAGCTATCTGAAAAAATGCAGTGGTTAGACTCAGAGGAAGGCAGCGTGAGTGGTCAAACCCTAACGTTTGAAGCGACTCAAGGTGGTGAGTTTGTCGCTAAAGCCCAAGTGCTAGCGAACCAAAGCGGTGACATGTCTACCGCGTGGAGCTACAGCGTTGAAGGCACAAGCGTAACAGACAGCGGCGCAGTTGCCCTTTCTAACCCTAACTCACGTCCTGATGCAAAAGTGAAAGTGGCTTCAATGAGTGCAGACGAAGGTACTTCGGTTACCCTAAGCGCACAAATGAGTGAAGATGCTGACAATGACGCGCTAAGCTTTACTTGGACGCAAGTTGAAGGTACAAAGGCGACCATCAGCTCAGCTGACAGCGCAGAAGCAACAGTTTCACTACCAAATGTTAGTGGCAATGAAACCCTAGTGTTTGAAGTGACTGTATCTGACGGTGAGCTAAGCGAAACCGAAACAGTTAAAGTTGATGTTATCGACCAAGACGACGGTGGCTCGCTAGGTGCACTATGGTTGAGCATACTGGTTATGCTAGGCCTACGCCGCCGCGCCAAAGCTTAATTAACAAGAGTTAAGTGAACGAATAGCCCGGCACTCCCAACCGCCGGGCAAACTAAAAAGCCATACCTGCGAAGGTATGGCTTTTTTACATCTGCGCTAACTAGCTAGATTCAAGGCTACACTTGAGCGCAGCGACTGCGACTTACATTGCGAGCCAGTTTTGCTAACGCGGTTAACCCCATAAATACCGCAAGTGTTGGAATAATCCACGCGGCATTGTATTGGTATAGCGGTAAGTATTGATTAAATGCTTGCTCTAGATCCGCTGGCATCTGACCTAAGATGTTTAACGCATCAATCACACCAAATAAGATTGCCGTCATTACCGTTGTTCCCCACACCATTAAATTAAACGGCTTATGTTTGTAGAACACGGCTAACGCTACAACACTAATGGTCACAGGGTGCAGTACCACCACCAGCGGTAAGGTGATTTCAATTAACTTAGCTAAGCCTACGTTAGCAACAACCGTAGTTACTGCCACAATAGTAACTACAGCTGGCTTGTAGCTAACAAACTTAAAGTTATCACTAAAGTACTTAGCGCTCGCGCAGCTAAGGCCAATTGCCGTGGTTAGACAAGCTAACGTCATGATTGCGCCAAGTAAAATTGCGCCTGTATTGCCGTACATCCACTGAGTGTAGCTAGACAACAGTTCACCACCGTTGCTCACCTGAGCGCCATATTGGCTACCAATCCATGCCATTGCCATATATAACGCAGTAATGATACTGGCATACACAACCACAATCTTGCTCATTTCTCTGGTTAACGAGCCAGAATCTGCGTTCATGCGCTGACTGATAATCGCAATAACTAAGCCACCAAAACCAATTGCGCCTAACACGTCCATAGTCATATAACCTTCACTTAAGCCAGAAGCAAAAGCAGATTCAAGGTAACGAGCAGATACGTCAGTTGGGGTGCCGTGAGGCATCATGTAAACACTTACAATCAAAACCACGAAGATAGTGATTAAACACGGGGTGATTAGCTTACCGACCCTGTCCATCAACTTGCTTGGTGACAAAGCAAAAAACAAGGTGATAGCCGCAAACACTAAGGTAACGAACGGCATTAAATCATCGCCGTAGAATGGCTTAGCAGTAAACTCATATGCCACGCTGAAGGTACGCGGCATATTGAAAAATGGACCAATGGTCAGGAACAAGGTGCTCCAAAAGGTGAGTTGTAACCACCGCGGTAATTTCTCGGTCACGCCCTCGCCACTGCCCATCCAGGCAATGGCTATCAAGGTAACAGCGGGCAAGCCTACCGCAGTTAACAAAAAGCCAATTAACGCTTGAGAAAAGAACTCACCCGATGCAAATCCCAGCATCGGCGGGAAAATAATATTACCAGCCCCTAAAAACAGTGCGAAAACCATAAAACCAGCAAACAATGTTTGTTGTCTTGTCACTCGGAGCCTCTCTTGATGAATTTATACAATTTTCTTTATGTTAAAGCCTGAACTATTACCAAGAAAGTTAACTACTATTACTAATTCCTATTGATGCCCTTGCGAAAAAATACCGGCAAATTTAACAGCGCCGGCTGTCAGGCCGAATTTATTACAAAAGATAAACCCAATAATTTCAGAAACATAACCAATAGCGAAACATCGAAATTGTCAGTTATCCTGTTGGATACAGCTCGATCACCGCGCAAAATTCGAACTGCAGACTTACCGCTATTCATTGGTTTTTAGTGATATGCCTAGTAAAACCATAAAAACGCTTACTCATTCAAACTGAGTTACAAGGAACGCGTTTGCCATAAACCGATACTGTAACCGCCAACGACCTTGAATATATTGCTCTCAAAAGTGTAATTGAGTAGCCCGTACAGATTAGTCAGTCTGCAATATTGCATAACCTCTCACTAGTAACTTTTCGTCACACAATATCCAATAAAACTGCGGCAAAAACCTTGTTAATCAAGGGTTACATCCTTAACATGGAGTCCACAATAACAATATACCGAACGCAGTGAGGCGACTTGTGAGCAAATTGCATAAGCCCCATTAACGACTCGGTAATCCAATCCGTCATTTGCCAAACTGACTTTTGATGAGTAACAGTCAGATTTAGCAAAAGGCGGATGCAACCAACAACACAAATAACAACAGCAGGGATTCAACATGAAAAAACTAGTTATTAGTGGCCTGTGCGCCTCACTAATTGCAAGTCTTAGTGCATGTAACTCAGAAAAAGCACCTGAACCACAAGCCGCTGAAACACCAGTGCCGCAAGTCGCTAAAAAGCCAGCAGCGGCTGCAGTTGAGCAAGCGCTAACATCAGGTATCGATTTCGAAAACATTGATAAAAGTGTCCGCCCACAAGACGACTTCTACTTATACGTGAACGGCGGCTGGCTGAAAACAGCTGAAATCCCAGGCGATCGCACGAACATTGGCGCATTTTACGACCTACGCGAAAAAGCCCGTGAAGACGTAAAAGCGATTATTGAAGACGTAAGTGCCACTGAAAACCTAGAAATGGGTAGTGACGAGCAAAAAGTAGCTGACCTTTACCGCGCATTTATGGATGTTGAAACCTTAAACAAGCTAGGTATCAAACCAATCCAGCCAACGCTTGATAAAATTGCCGGCCTAAAAGACAAAGCTGCGATAACAGCCTTCTTTGGTGAAAGCCAGGTTAATGGCGGCGGCACCCCACTTGCATTTTACATCAACCCAGACGCAAAGGACTCAACGCGTTACGCAACTCACATCTGGCAATATGGTTTGAGCCTGCCAGAAAAAGACTATTACTTTAATGAAGAAGAGCGCTTCGTAAATATCCGCGCTAAATTCGTTGAGCATATTGAGAAAATGTATGACCTAGCGGGCTTACCAAACGGTAAGCAAGCAGCGAAAACCATCCTAGCGCTAGAAACAGCGATTGCAGAAAAGCACTGGGATGTAGTTGAAGTACGCGACAGCACCAAGACCTATAACAAGTACCAGGTTAAAGATCTTGCCAAGCTTGCACCAAACATCAACTGGGATGGTTACTTAAAAGCACTAGGTGGCGACAAGCAAGCTGACATCATTATCAATCAACCAAGCTTCGTGTCTGGTTTGAGTGAAGTGATCGGCGCTCATAGCTTAGAAGACTGGAAAACCTACCTAACTTGGAACGAGCTAACTCACAGTGCCAGCAACCTAACTGAAGCACTAGACACTGAAAACTTTGAGTTCTTCTCCAAAACTCTTAACGGTCAAGCTGAACAAGAACCACGTTGGAAGCGCGGCGTAAGCAGTGTCAGTAACACCCTAGGTGAAGTTGTAGGTAAAGTTTACGTTAAGCGTCACTTCGTACCTGAAGCGAAAAAACGCATGACCGAGCTAGTAGAGAACCTACGCAGCGCCTATGGTGCGAGCATTGACTCTTTGGACTGGATGAGCGATGCAACTAAGGTTGCCGCAAAAGATAAACTTGCCAAATTCAATCCAAAAATTGGTTACCCTGATAAATGGAAAGACTACAGCAAGCTAACCATTGCCGCTGACGACCTAATCGGTAACAAGGTTCGCGCCGCCCAGTTAAGCCATGCACAAAGCGTTGCTAAGCTTGGTCAGCCTATCGATAAAGGCGAGTGGTTTATGACCCCACAAACCGTGAACGCTTACTACAATCCAACAATGAACGAGATTGTGTTCCCGGCGGCTATCTTGCAACCACCATTCTTCAACCTAGCGGCTGAAGATGCGGTTAACTATGGTGGTATCGGCGCGGTTATCGGTCACGAAATGGGCCATGGCTTTGACGACCAGGGAGCTAAGTTTGACGGCGAAGGTAACATGCGCGATTGGTGGACAGAGGAAGACCTAAAGGCCTTTACTGAAAAAGGTGCTGCACTTATCGCTCAGTACGACGGCTACCAAGTTTATGACGATTTAAACGTCAATGGCGAGCTAACCCTAGGTGAGAACATTGGTGACCTTTCAGGCGCAACTATTGCCTACAAGGCGTATAAGATGTCGCTTAACGGTAAAGAAGCACCGGTAATTGACGGCCTAACAGGCGATGAGCGTTTCTTCATGGGCTTTAGCCAAATCTGGCGCGTGAAAATGAAAGAAGAAGCAATGCGTAACCGTGTTGCCACTGACCCACATGCACCTGGTCACTTCCGCGCTATTGGCGCACTGTCTAACATGCCAGAGTTCTACGAAACATATGGTGTGAAAGAAGGTGACAAGATGTACCTACCACCAGAAAAGCGTGTAAAAATCTGGTAATCACTGCAAGTATTACAATCTTAAAAAGGTGCCTCACGGCACCTTTTTTTACCGATTAACGAAAACTTTGATACTGCCCCCGCGAATTTAAGGTTTCTAAATCAAGTTTAATCTTGCAGGTATTTTCGTTCAGCAAAGATTCAGTATGCTATAGGTACATTGACATCAATACATTGATATCAGTTATTTTTTGACAGCGATCAACTTACCACTGTCACAGACTGATTAGTTTCACAAAGAGGTGAATTAATGAATCGATTGTTTCGTACCCTTTTTATTTTTCTTGTCCTGTTAACCACCCGCGGCGCAGTCGCCCAACCAGTGCAAGCCAAAATTAGTGTCGTCAACTCTAACGGTTATAGCGTCACTCAAGCAGCCCGCAGTGAAGTCGACGAGCTAAATGAACTAGAAGACTTCCAACGTTACTTACCATTGCAAAATAGCCGTGACCTTGACGAGTTAATGCAACAAACCGAGGCAGCGCAAAGCGAGCTTGCTAGCCTAATTAATCTTGTCAGTGCACAGACTCAAACCCAGGCGATTATCGCCCAGCCAAAATCACGTATTCGCGCAGAGCAAAAAATTGCCACTAAATTTGCTGGTGAAACGGCAAAAATCACCGACCTTGCCCGTGCAAGCATTGTTGCCAGTGATGTAAGTAGCCTAATGAGCGCCTACAAACAACTGGAACAACATGCTGAAATTGTGCAGCTTAAAAATCGTTTTGCTAACCCAAAAGCATCTGGCTATCGCGATCTAAATGCCTTGGTGAAACTGCCTAACAGCCAAATGATTGTTGAAGTGCAATTGCACCTTAATGACATTGCCGAAATCAAAAGCGGCGCAGAGCACGACACCTATGTTCAGGTTCAAGCCATTGAAGCAAACGCTAAACGCCAGCAGCGCCAATTGAATGATATTGAAACGGCGCAAATAACCAAGTTAAGACAAGCCTCTCACAAGCTGTATCACAAAGCGTGGCTTGGCTATAAGCGCCAAAATATTGCAGCTCATACCCTAACGGCGGCTTAAACAACGACCATCGTTACTACCGACTCTCCACCAACCTTGGCCCACTTTTACAGTGGGCTTTTTTTGCCTTGAATAAGCGACACGGCTCATTGAGTCCTATTTAACCCTCGGTGATTTGTGGATGTTTTGCTATACTCGCGCTCATTAATTCGAGCCAGTTGAAATATCCATGAACGAAATTATTGAGCAGCTACAAGAGCTCAGCGAAACCGTGCCAGTGCCGCTTACTCTGCCAACCTTTGAGCAGCTAGTTGAAGTGGAAGAGCAAATTCTGATCTCTCTGCCAAATGCATTAAAAGAGTACTTACTGTTCGGCAGTGACGTTATTTATGGTGTGTATGAGCCTGTAACGGCATCAGATCCCTACTCTCACACTTATTTACCTGAAGTGACCAGTTACGCCTGGTCGATTGGTATGCCACGTGACTTAATTGCGATTTGCCAGCAGGGTGATGATTTCTATTGCATCGACCAAGAAGGTCAGGTGCGCCTATATCAAGATGGCGACCTTACTGATGACCTTTGGGAGTCAATTTGGGATTGGATTGAAGAGGTTTGGTTAGCTCACTAGTTCAACTGGTTAGCGCCAAAACAAGATACAGTTAATTTTAACGCTAGTGACATATATCGATGCCATTAGCGAAATGCACAAGCGAGATAAACATGTCAAAGATTACCCCGATGAATGCCATCGAAATGCAATGCCTGCGTCAATCATTCGCACTCAGCACTGCGCAAATGGCTGAGCTGACCAAGGTTGGCGAAGCAGAAGTCATTTCCTGGGAAAATGGCGAAGCAGAAGCACCAATGAAAATTCAAAAGCAACTGACTGAAATCGATGACACCATCGAAATGCAGGTGCTTAACACCACTGACGGCATTGAAGCCTTATTTAAAACAGAGCCAAAACGCCGTTTAGCTTTTGTGGTTTACCCTTCTCAAGCGATTTACACTCAGTACAACCCTGAGTTTTTAAGCTCACTGCCATTAACAGAGCTGTACAACACAGCTGCATGGCGCATTAAAAAAGAATGCAAGATTGTACTTGATGTCGAAGTGACGTTAATCCCGCTAGATGTTGAAGCCTACAAAGCCTACCGAGCAGATAACAACATGAGTGAAAGTCGCGAAAGTCGCGCTAAATGGGCTAAAACCCAATTATAATTTGCCCGGCTAGCTTGGCTTGATGCTGTAGCATTAATGCTAACTTGAAAAAGCGCTAGCAACGAATACTGAAACAAAAACTAAAAAAGGAAGCCTTGGCTTCCTTTTTGTTTAGCTAACGCAGCGCAGTTATGATTACTCTTGTGCTAGCGCGGCTTTAGCAATAGCTTCGGTCTTTTGCAGTGCACTCGCGAGCGCTGGTCGATGCTGCAGTCTATCGCGCAGTGCGGTTAATTTAGGAGGCAAGTCTTGCTCAAATACCGTTGCCCACAGCAAGGTTTGTCCGATTAAAATATCACTGTAGGTAATAGCATCACCTAACAAAAACCCATCTTCCGGCGTCCACTGCTCAGCAATTGCTGCCGCCCTATCAAACTCGAATTTCGCGACTTTCTGCATTTCTGGCAGACGCTGCTCTTCAGGTAAGGCAAATTTATGCTTGCCCATGCTCCACAAAGGCTGCTCTAGCTCAGTCATAATAAAACTTACCCAGCGATGATGTTTGGCAGCATCAGCTGTACCTGCCGCAGGTACAAATGCGCCGCCATAACGCTCAACCAGATACTGCATAATTGCCGCAGACTCAGTCAGCACTATATCGCCGTCGGTGATCACTGGCATCTTGCCGCTTGGGTTTAATGCTAAAAACTCTGCCGAGCGATTATCGCCCTTAGCAAAGTTTAGAAACTTAAATTCCCACTCAAGATTAAGCTCTTCTAACAGCCATGATATACGCAGCGCGCGGCTTCGTGGGGTGCCATACAGTGTGATCATCTTAATTCCTTGATAACTAAACCACCTGATTCAGTAGATGGTTTGCTGTTAAAAAATAAACACCGAGTAATTGAACATAGCAGCTTTTCTTTTGAGCTAAAAGGCGAGTTTAAAACTTTTGAAAGAACCCTAACTAGGTATATAACACCAAAACGATGCCCAGCTTGAGAACAAAAAAGAGCGGCAAATTGCCGCTCTATTAAAGGTAAAAGTTATCACTAAATACTAAAAGCGATAACCCACTTTACCGTACCATAAGGCACCTATAGCAGAGTGTGTAGCCTGATCGTAGCCCATGAAGCTAGTCTCACTAAACGATGGGTCTGCATTTAATATATTGTTAGCACCTAAGGTCAGGGTCCATTTTTCAAGGCCTATGTATGACACATTCATATCTAACGTGGTAAATGCATCAATTTTCTTAGTCGCGCCTGCATCAACATCTCCCATATACTCGCCAATGTAATTTAGACGAGCGCTGGTGCGCCAGTCAGCAATTGACCAGTCAGCACCTG
This DNA window, taken from Shewanella maritima, encodes the following:
- a CDS encoding S8 family serine peptidase translates to MNKSKLWLALSVAMLTGASAQAAPVKSNAQKTFLAGHKNHVGISGKITNAEKQTYIIELKDDAVSSFQGNDKFAGTKQLLKQGVKTKAAPQIQQYKQHLQSRQNSALASIAKATSLSVSPTVRYHFAMNGFALELSKKQAQRIAQLAEVKAVYPEQIHQLNTDVGPQHIGADKIWESAVPELAGKGEGVLLGIIDSGINTDNISFAEVGGDGYVHTNPYGDGVFVGDCETDASLCNNKLIGVYSFPEVTDNYAGLAAPVGEDYNGHGSHTSGTAGGNVLADQPILKQDNTNQGDGTPIGDAKFARLSGVAPHANIISYQTCNEEGSCFDSLTVKAVDLAIEHGVDVINFSIGPGGDGGSPWTSASGMAFLKAREAGIFVAAAAGNAGPGESTVGNVAPWTTVVANYTHSRIFTKSFTGTNDEGVDLAAIEGVGGLSDEVTAGVVYAGDLGDGSIDYSLCDFTFYDDLPEIQDKILICDRGDIALYDKSVNAQDKGAVGVLIRNVPQSGSDMYNIPYAIPGMLLTEESGEELMNWVASSTNPTLTIAQGEVGYSDLMANSANASSSRGPSLYAAENMVPHIAAPGTDIYAAYSDDQPFAWEPGTADFAFLTGTSMASPHVAGAAALFTQVHPDATPAQIQSALMLTANSETTIQDLATPSQVWDHGSGMTQVDLAVKAGLWMDETIDNYVAANPEVGGTPKELNGAYLVDSNCKGECEFTRAFTATQAGNWSLAYTGASELDVTISPTSAVLAEGESLEVTVSIKVADNAGDSWNYGRLKLTDSTGASPELSLPIAIQPMVADIADWNTVEVFHSNASIESNDYAFRRPLAVSATSEGLMPSESFHFSLAGDTDNRSPVDDLTDGVKVVTVNVGDDVEELVAIIGKTKSYDADIYIGWDNNNNGTIEEVEFICAGNYADLAQFEVCSIDNPTPGQYWVMTHNWLSEADGSVDDFRVDVIQRREADMIPLDITVDSSVEPYSTMPLTIEWASKLANKAYYTAIDFTENNDGVEMELGQSIVVFDHTRNALNVSTDASSVTSGQEVAYSVVIPEGAASADQPMQVELKLSEKMQWLDSEEGSVSGQTLTFEATQGGEFVAKAQVLANQSGDMSTAWSYSVEGTSVTDSGAVALSNPNSRPDAKVKVASMSADEGTSVTLSAQMSEDADNDALSFTWTQVEGTKATISSADSAEATVSLPNVSGNETLVFEVTVSDGELSETETVKVDVIDQDDGGSLGALWLSILVMLGLRRRAKA
- the brnQ gene encoding branched-chain amino acid transport system II carrier protein → MTRQQTLFAGFMVFALFLGAGNIIFPPMLGFASGEFFSQALIGFLLTAVGLPAVTLIAIAWMGSGEGVTEKLPRWLQLTFWSTLFLTIGPFFNMPRTFSVAYEFTAKPFYGDDLMPFVTLVFAAITLFFALSPSKLMDRVGKLITPCLITIFVVLIVSVYMMPHGTPTDVSARYLESAFASGLSEGYMTMDVLGAIGFGGLVIAIISQRMNADSGSLTREMSKIVVVYASIITALYMAMAWIGSQYGAQVSNGGELLSSYTQWMYGNTGAILLGAIMTLACLTTAIGLSCASAKYFSDNFKFVSYKPAVVTIVAVTTVVANVGLAKLIEITLPLVVVLHPVTISVVALAVFYKHKPFNLMVWGTTVMTAILFGVIDALNILGQMPADLEQAFNQYLPLYQYNAAWIIPTLAVFMGLTALAKLARNVSRSRCAQV
- a CDS encoding M13 family metallopeptidase, which gives rise to MKKLVISGLCASLIASLSACNSEKAPEPQAAETPVPQVAKKPAAAAVEQALTSGIDFENIDKSVRPQDDFYLYVNGGWLKTAEIPGDRTNIGAFYDLREKAREDVKAIIEDVSATENLEMGSDEQKVADLYRAFMDVETLNKLGIKPIQPTLDKIAGLKDKAAITAFFGESQVNGGGTPLAFYINPDAKDSTRYATHIWQYGLSLPEKDYYFNEEERFVNIRAKFVEHIEKMYDLAGLPNGKQAAKTILALETAIAEKHWDVVEVRDSTKTYNKYQVKDLAKLAPNINWDGYLKALGGDKQADIIINQPSFVSGLSEVIGAHSLEDWKTYLTWNELTHSASNLTEALDTENFEFFSKTLNGQAEQEPRWKRGVSSVSNTLGEVVGKVYVKRHFVPEAKKRMTELVENLRSAYGASIDSLDWMSDATKVAAKDKLAKFNPKIGYPDKWKDYSKLTIAADDLIGNKVRAAQLSHAQSVAKLGQPIDKGEWFMTPQTVNAYYNPTMNEIVFPAAILQPPFFNLAAEDAVNYGGIGAVIGHEMGHGFDDQGAKFDGEGNMRDWWTEEDLKAFTEKGAALIAQYDGYQVYDDLNVNGELTLGENIGDLSGATIAYKAYKMSLNGKEAPVIDGLTGDERFFMGFSQIWRVKMKEEAMRNRVATDPHAPGHFRAIGALSNMPEFYETYGVKEGDKMYLPPEKRVKIW
- a CDS encoding GTP pyrophosphokinase, yielding MNRLFRTLFIFLVLLTTRGAVAQPVQAKISVVNSNGYSVTQAARSEVDELNELEDFQRYLPLQNSRDLDELMQQTEAAQSELASLINLVSAQTQTQAIIAQPKSRIRAEQKIATKFAGETAKITDLARASIVASDVSSLMSAYKQLEQHAEIVQLKNRFANPKASGYRDLNALVKLPNSQMIVEVQLHLNDIAEIKSGAEHDTYVQVQAIEANAKRQQRQLNDIETAQITKLRQASHKLYHKAWLGYKRQNIAAHTLTAA
- a CDS encoding SMI1/KNR4 family protein, coding for MNEIIEQLQELSETVPVPLTLPTFEQLVEVEEQILISLPNALKEYLLFGSDVIYGVYEPVTASDPYSHTYLPEVTSYAWSIGMPRDLIAICQQGDDFYCIDQEGQVRLYQDGDLTDDLWESIWDWIEEVWLAH
- a CDS encoding DUF4447 family protein: MSKITPMNAIEMQCLRQSFALSTAQMAELTKVGEAEVISWENGEAEAPMKIQKQLTEIDDTIEMQVLNTTDGIEALFKTEPKRRLAFVVYPSQAIYTQYNPEFLSSLPLTELYNTAAWRIKKECKIVLDVEVTLIPLDVEAYKAYRADNNMSESRESRAKWAKTQL
- a CDS encoding glutathione S-transferase family protein gives rise to the protein MITLYGTPRSRALRISWLLEELNLEWEFKFLNFAKGDNRSAEFLALNPSGKMPVITDGDIVLTESAAIMQYLVERYGGAFVPAAGTADAAKHHRWVSFIMTELEQPLWSMGKHKFALPEEQRLPEMQKVAKFEFDRAAAIAEQWTPEDGFLLGDAITYSDILIGQTLLWATVFEQDLPPKLTALRDRLQHRPALASALQKTEAIAKAALAQE